A single Streptomyces sp. Edi2 DNA region contains:
- a CDS encoding collagenase: MSPSRLPRSILLAAALAATLALPAVQAAQAAPHPSAPSSQTRAPQPGHRPAAPAPNPFDHAQRLATAPKSGAAPAPAPRALVERGRIPGPQTKPAGPPQGPRPEAAPCTLDGITGLNPEQFADFLADPAVTADDCLRTLVWTWDPRLIPVMSDAHVQAVARRITGLAASHDGKNTSHLYEMFTYLHAVAYQDFSHDEIDTTDAPTVDAVRRAVEAFGTAARTFDVTRANADTLREALYAASAPGLRQHQLDLIQRVLATLDAAHPATYKDPAWGNAALAGLSVNYLGVYPGNKDTAFQYAAASDPAYRAAFKAFAGYTHLKGTPNAWAVRDALGEYGRFGQIGSLKPAIVTDLGALLPTTVRNFGDGSEPWAKVAGWLIFFDACKPYAVCKDDIEKRIFPRTYSYDNGAITVRTALDRAVVDQLYYASKQVRAQFHRVLGTTEPLAGDPNTTLTIVLYASRADYEVYHPLLTGMETNNGGVYIEQGATFYTYQRRVPQDSSLTLEELFRHEYVHYLNGRFAVPGFFGEGPWYEGDRTTAMDEGSAEFFDGSTRDNGIAVRRSLVRDIIADTAGGKARMSINQFLHATYDHDGFRFYSYAGTFFEFLWRDHPAMLQEMYRYLRADDPAAFDSWRNRMGSDPGLQQQYDAFLDAQIALVDDLFVPDTTFTPNGSLRFATPAEVQSAFAAATANTPVCKDDGDRGIGRFTCTGRITANLANSGDPGQVFKDMSETVDYFILDRTKPAANNFTDMNCSFGPTEIWSSGRAGSADFRCEGPLRR; encoded by the coding sequence GTGTCCCCTTCGCGTCTGCCGCGCAGCATCCTGCTGGCCGCGGCCCTCGCCGCCACCCTCGCCCTGCCGGCCGTCCAGGCCGCCCAGGCGGCACCCCACCCGTCGGCCCCCTCCTCGCAGACCCGGGCGCCGCAGCCCGGACACCGGCCCGCCGCCCCCGCACCCAACCCCTTCGACCACGCTCAACGCCTCGCCACGGCCCCGAAGTCCGGCGCCGCCCCGGCGCCGGCGCCCCGCGCCCTCGTCGAGAGAGGCCGCATACCGGGCCCTCAGACCAAGCCCGCAGGCCCGCCGCAGGGCCCCAGACCCGAGGCCGCCCCCTGCACCCTCGACGGCATCACCGGCCTGAACCCCGAACAGTTCGCGGACTTCCTCGCCGATCCCGCCGTCACGGCCGACGACTGCCTGCGCACCCTCGTGTGGACCTGGGACCCCCGGCTCATCCCCGTCATGTCCGACGCCCACGTCCAGGCGGTGGCCCGTCGCATCACCGGCCTGGCCGCCTCCCATGACGGCAAGAACACCAGCCATCTGTACGAGATGTTCACGTACCTGCACGCGGTGGCCTACCAGGACTTCTCGCACGACGAGATCGACACCACCGACGCCCCCACCGTCGACGCGGTACGCCGCGCCGTCGAGGCCTTCGGCACCGCGGCCCGCACCTTCGACGTCACCCGGGCCAACGCCGACACCCTCCGCGAAGCCCTGTACGCCGCCAGCGCCCCGGGCCTGCGCCAGCACCAACTCGACCTGATCCAGCGGGTCCTGGCCACCCTGGACGCCGCCCACCCCGCCACGTACAAGGACCCGGCCTGGGGCAATGCCGCCCTCGCCGGGCTCTCCGTCAACTACCTGGGCGTCTACCCCGGCAACAAGGACACCGCCTTCCAGTACGCGGCCGCCTCCGACCCCGCCTACCGCGCCGCCTTCAAGGCGTTCGCCGGATACACCCACCTCAAGGGGACACCCAACGCCTGGGCCGTACGCGATGCGCTCGGGGAGTACGGCCGCTTCGGCCAGATCGGCTCCCTCAAGCCGGCCATCGTCACCGACCTCGGCGCCCTCCTCCCCACCACCGTGCGCAACTTCGGTGACGGCAGCGAACCCTGGGCCAAGGTCGCCGGCTGGCTCATCTTCTTCGACGCCTGCAAGCCGTACGCGGTGTGCAAGGACGACATCGAAAAGCGGATCTTCCCGCGCACCTACTCCTACGACAACGGCGCCATCACGGTCCGCACCGCCCTCGACCGCGCCGTCGTCGACCAGCTCTACTACGCGTCCAAGCAGGTCAGGGCCCAGTTCCACCGGGTGCTCGGCACCACTGAACCGCTGGCGGGCGACCCCAACACCACCCTCACCATCGTGCTGTACGCCTCCCGCGCCGACTACGAGGTCTACCACCCGCTGCTCACCGGCATGGAAACCAACAACGGCGGCGTCTACATCGAGCAGGGCGCGACCTTCTACACCTACCAGCGGCGCGTCCCCCAGGACTCCAGCCTCACCCTCGAAGAGCTCTTCCGGCACGAGTACGTCCACTACCTCAACGGCCGCTTCGCCGTCCCCGGCTTCTTCGGCGAGGGCCCCTGGTACGAGGGCGACCGCACCACCGCCATGGACGAGGGCAGCGCCGAGTTCTTCGACGGCTCGACCCGTGACAACGGCATCGCCGTGCGCCGGTCACTGGTCCGCGACATCATCGCGGACACCGCAGGTGGCAAAGCCCGGATGAGCATCAACCAGTTCCTGCACGCGACGTACGACCACGACGGCTTCCGGTTCTACTCCTACGCCGGGACGTTCTTCGAGTTCCTGTGGCGCGACCACCCCGCGATGCTCCAGGAGATGTACCGCTATCTGCGGGCGGACGACCCGGCCGCCTTTGACTCCTGGCGCAACCGCATGGGATCCGACCCCGGGCTGCAGCAGCAGTACGACGCCTTCCTCGACGCGCAGATCGCCCTCGTCGACGACCTCTTCGTACCCGACACGACGTTCACGCCCAACGGATCCCTGAGGTTCGCCACCCCCGCCGAAGTGCAGAGCGCCTTCGCCGCCGCCACCGCCAACACGCCCGTCTGCAAGGACGACGGCGACCGGGGCATCGGCCGCTTCACCTGCACCGGACGGATCACCGCCAATCTCGCCAACTCCGGTGACCCCGGCCAGGTCTTCAAGGACATGTCCGAAACCGTCGACTACTTCATCCTCGACCGCACCAAGCCCGCCGCGAACAACTTCACCGATATGAACTGCTCCTTCGGCCCCACCGAGATCTGGTCCTCGGGCCGGGCCGGCAGCGCGGACTTCCGCTGCGAGGGCCCGCTGCGGCGGTAA
- a CDS encoding aminopeptidase P family protein, with protein sequence MTSRAPQLHTGSHDLPVSDALAVFMTGQWAATPPPDGPRVPGFARFARRRARLAARFPGERLTVPSGELKVRSHDCDHRFRPHSAYAWLTGLTGEDQPGHVLVLEPDGEAVLYLRPRAPRDGGGAFYRDRRYGEFWVGRRPDLAEAERLTGLRCAHLDDLEPHRPGRDAAHDTELASVLSELRLVKDDWEVARIQEAVAHTTTGFEDVVRSLPTALRHPRGERWLEGVFQLRARAEGNGTGYETIAAAGAHACVLHWTRNDGPLDPGQLLLLDAGVETDTLYTADLTRTLPLSGRFSPVQRRVYELVLAAQEAGIAALKPGASFRDFHRACTGVLAEGLADWGVLRIPAREALAADSGLYRRYTLCSSGHMLGLDVHDCARARAEQYLDGVLTEGQVLTVEPGLYLQPDDETLPRELRGIGVRIEDDLVITADGARLMSSGLPRTADGVEEWMDGLLAGRTDG encoded by the coding sequence TTGACCTCGCGTGCCCCCCAACTCCACACCGGCAGCCATGACTTGCCGGTGTCGGACGCCCTCGCCGTCTTCATGACCGGCCAGTGGGCCGCCACCCCACCCCCCGACGGGCCCCGCGTCCCGGGCTTCGCACGGTTCGCCCGCCGCCGGGCCCGGCTCGCCGCACGCTTCCCCGGCGAGCGGCTGACCGTCCCCTCAGGAGAGTTGAAGGTCCGCTCGCACGACTGCGACCACCGTTTCCGCCCGCACAGCGCCTACGCCTGGCTGACCGGACTGACGGGCGAGGACCAGCCGGGGCATGTCCTGGTACTGGAACCGGATGGCGAGGCGGTGCTGTACCTGCGGCCGCGGGCGCCGCGGGACGGCGGTGGCGCGTTCTACCGGGACCGCCGCTACGGCGAGTTCTGGGTGGGGCGCCGCCCCGATCTCGCCGAGGCCGAACGCCTCACCGGCCTCCGCTGTGCGCACCTGGACGACCTCGAACCTCACCGGCCCGGACGGGACGCCGCCCATGACACCGAACTCGCCTCCGTACTCAGCGAGTTGCGGCTGGTGAAGGACGACTGGGAGGTGGCCAGGATCCAGGAGGCCGTCGCGCACACCACCACCGGATTCGAGGACGTCGTACGGTCCCTCCCCACCGCGCTGCGCCACCCGCGCGGTGAACGCTGGCTCGAAGGGGTCTTCCAGCTGCGGGCCCGCGCCGAGGGCAACGGCACGGGGTACGAGACCATCGCCGCCGCCGGCGCCCATGCCTGCGTGCTCCACTGGACCCGCAACGACGGGCCGCTCGACCCCGGCCAGTTGCTGCTGCTGGACGCGGGCGTGGAGACCGACACGCTGTACACCGCCGACCTCACCCGCACCCTGCCGCTGTCCGGGCGCTTCTCCCCCGTCCAGCGCCGGGTGTACGAGCTGGTACTCGCCGCACAGGAGGCGGGCATCGCCGCCCTCAAGCCGGGGGCCAGCTTCCGGGACTTCCACCGTGCCTGTACGGGCGTCCTGGCCGAGGGGCTGGCCGACTGGGGCGTCCTGCGCATCCCGGCACGGGAGGCGCTTGCCGCCGACAGCGGCCTGTACCGGCGCTACACGCTGTGCAGTTCGGGCCATATGCTCGGGCTCGATGTGCACGACTGCGCCCGGGCCCGCGCGGAGCAGTACCTGGACGGCGTCCTGACGGAGGGGCAGGTCCTGACCGTCGAGCCGGGGCTCTATCTCCAGCCCGACGACGAGACCCTGCCACGGGAGCTGCGCGGTATCGGGGTCCGGATCGAAGACGATCTGGTGATCACCGCGGACGGTGCCCGGCTGATGTCGTCGGGGCTGCCGCGCACCGCGGACGGGGTGGAGGAGTGGATGGACGGGCTCCTCGCCGGCCGGACGGACGGCTGA
- a CDS encoding GntR family transcriptional regulator, producing MGELKHRSLITAQERLRDQVAHQLRAALIAGELRPGSVYSAPGLAADFGVSATPVREAMLDLAREGLVEPVRNKGFRITEVSEHDLDQYTEIRALIEVPVVGQVTRTADPAQLEALRPAALEIVAAARAHDLIGYLEADRRFHLELLGLSGNDRLVETVGELRKRSRLYGLTRLDERNQLLPSAEEHVELLDLMLTGDAEAAEACMARHLGHVRSLWAQGRDEPLVPRPQRPQTARRG from the coding sequence ATGGGTGAACTCAAGCACCGCAGCCTGATCACCGCGCAGGAGCGGCTTCGCGATCAGGTCGCCCATCAACTGCGCGCGGCCCTGATCGCGGGGGAGCTCCGCCCGGGGTCGGTCTACTCGGCCCCGGGCCTCGCCGCGGACTTCGGCGTCTCCGCCACCCCGGTGCGCGAGGCGATGCTCGACCTCGCCCGTGAGGGGCTGGTCGAGCCGGTGCGCAACAAGGGCTTCCGGATCACGGAGGTGAGCGAGCACGACCTCGACCAGTACACCGAGATCCGTGCCCTGATCGAGGTCCCGGTCGTCGGCCAGGTCACCCGCACCGCCGACCCTGCACAGCTGGAGGCCCTTCGCCCTGCCGCCCTGGAGATCGTCGCCGCCGCCCGCGCGCACGACCTCATTGGCTACCTGGAGGCCGACCGCCGCTTCCACCTCGAACTGCTCGGCCTCAGCGGCAATGACCGCCTGGTCGAGACGGTGGGGGAGCTGCGCAAGCGCTCCCGTCTCTACGGCCTCACCCGCCTCGACGAGCGCAATCAACTGCTGCCCTCCGCCGAGGAGCACGTCGAACTGCTCGATCTGATGCTGACGGGCGATGCCGAGGCGGCCGAGGCCTGTATGGCCCGCCACCTCGGCCATGTCCGTTCGCTGTGGGCCCAGGGTCGCGACGAGCCGCTGGTACCGCGGCCGCAGCGGCCGCAGACCGCCCGCCGGGGCTGA